The sequence TGATGAATTCCAGCCGCAGCTGGATATGGAAGGCCCGACACGTTATGTGCGGCCAGGTGTCGACCATTTTGAAGTTAAAAAATTGCGGCGTGGCGATTACTCACCCGATATGTTTTTGGATTTACACGGATTAACTCAGAAACAGGCCAAACAAGAGCTAGGTGCCTTGATTGCCGCCTGCAAACGCGAGCATGTGCATTGCGCCTGCATTATGCATGGTCATGGTAAGCATGTCCTGAAACAGCAAACCCCGTTATGGCTGGCGCAGCATCCCGATGTGTTGGCATTCCATCAAGCCCCTAAAGA comes from Yersinia bercovieri ATCC 43970 and encodes:
- the smrB gene encoding endonuclease SmrB: MKNKYHLTTDELQLFKESIAGAKKLKQDTILHREPPKLGKKIAPERLLQEQVDASYYFSDEFQPQLDMEGPTRYVRPGVDHFEVKKLRRGDYSPDMFLDLHGLTQKQAKQELGALIAACKREHVHCACIMHGHGKHVLKQQTPLWLAQHPDVLAFHQAPKEWGGTAALLVLIELAE